A section of the Streptomyces xinghaiensis S187 genome encodes:
- a CDS encoding CPBP family intramembrane glutamic endopeptidase, translating to MRLVWQLLAVVAVTLVGGSVVTGLRDAPWLALACGITTAVLAVLVYGWVVRRTEHRPSTEVALEGAGAATGRGVLIGVAMFGAVIANLAFPGYYEIHGIGTVTGAVGLFGLMAGASVTEEVLFRGVLFRIIEERTGTGISLAVTSVLFGLSHLLNPHAGLWGAVTIAIAGAMLGAAYAATRTLWLPIGLHFGWNFAAAGIFSTEVSGNNTPQGLLDASVSGPAVLTGGDFGPEGSLYTVLFTALATAVFLWLARRRGHLVPRRRPAERVGATPTMPR from the coding sequence ATGAGACTGGTTTGGCAACTCCTGGCCGTCGTGGCGGTCACGCTCGTCGGCGGCAGTGTCGTCACCGGGCTGCGCGACGCCCCGTGGCTCGCGCTCGCCTGCGGCATCACGACCGCCGTGCTCGCGGTGCTGGTCTACGGGTGGGTCGTGCGGCGCACCGAGCACCGCCCGTCCACGGAAGTGGCCCTGGAGGGTGCCGGGGCCGCGACCGGCCGCGGGGTGCTGATCGGCGTCGCGATGTTCGGAGCCGTCATCGCGAACCTCGCCTTCCCGGGGTATTACGAGATCCACGGCATCGGCACGGTGACCGGCGCGGTGGGCCTGTTCGGCCTCATGGCCGGCGCCTCCGTGACGGAGGAAGTGCTGTTCCGCGGCGTGCTGTTCCGGATCATCGAGGAACGCACCGGCACCGGCATCTCGCTGGCGGTGACCAGCGTGCTGTTCGGCCTGTCGCACCTGCTCAACCCGCACGCCGGTCTCTGGGGCGCCGTCACCATCGCGATCGCGGGCGCCATGCTCGGCGCCGCGTACGCCGCCACCCGCACGCTGTGGCTGCCCATCGGCCTGCACTTCGGCTGGAACTTCGCCGCGGCCGGCATCTTCAGCACCGAGGTCTCGGGCAACAACACCCCGCAAGGGCTCCTGGACGCCTCGGTGTCGGGTCCCGCGGTGCTCACCGGCGGCGATTTCGGCCCGGAGGGCAGCCTGTACACGGTGCTGTTCACCGCGCTGGCGACGGCCGTGTTCCTGTGGCTGGCCCGCCGGCGCGGGCATCTGGTGCCCCGCCGCCGGCCCGCCGAGCGGGTTGGCGCCACCCCTACAATGCCCCGGTGA
- a CDS encoding sensor histidine kinase, which produces MISRPRVPDRWHRFDVTVRDLPLALAFLAATFLPAFQSQGTQLGGVPDRPFDAPALAAVALQCLPLAVRRRWPVVCLALVSLGFAADQLRGYHSVAGAALPIALLSAGGHLERHRRATALLFSAAYVPLAVALSRLGSGEPPGEFVTFYLALVLAWGIGAWLRSTRAAEAAHRLRVAEETRAAERTRIARELHDVVTHHVTAMVVQAEAARYLTAAPDRLDGTLAAVSDTGRRALTDLRHLLDLLTPGHGTEAGSGARTPSAGGLLTLVEQTRRAGQPVEFTEEGTPAVAAGSADLVAQRVVQESLTNALKYAHGSPTSVRVRHGGQEITVEVGTDGPGSRAGSTGGSGRGLAGLRERVEVLGGDFSAGPRAGGGFLVRARIPAGSPS; this is translated from the coding sequence GTGATCAGTCGTCCGCGGGTCCCGGATCGGTGGCACCGGTTCGACGTGACCGTCCGGGACCTCCCGCTCGCCCTGGCGTTCCTCGCCGCGACGTTCCTGCCGGCGTTCCAGAGCCAGGGGACACAACTCGGCGGCGTGCCGGACCGCCCCTTCGACGCGCCGGCCCTCGCGGCCGTCGCCCTCCAATGCCTTCCGCTCGCCGTGCGCCGGCGGTGGCCGGTGGTGTGCCTGGCCCTGGTGTCGCTGGGCTTCGCCGCCGACCAGCTCCGCGGCTACCACTCGGTCGCGGGCGCCGCCCTGCCCATCGCGCTGCTGAGCGCGGGGGGGCATCTGGAACGGCACCGGCGCGCCACCGCGCTGCTCTTCTCCGCCGCCTACGTGCCGCTGGCGGTCGCGCTCTCCCGGCTGGGTTCGGGGGAGCCGCCGGGCGAGTTCGTGACCTTCTATCTCGCGCTGGTGCTGGCGTGGGGCATCGGGGCGTGGCTGCGTTCCACCCGGGCGGCTGAGGCCGCGCACCGGCTCCGCGTCGCCGAGGAGACCCGTGCCGCCGAACGCACCCGCATCGCCCGCGAGTTGCACGACGTCGTGACCCACCATGTGACGGCGATGGTCGTGCAGGCCGAGGCGGCACGCTATCTGACCGCGGCGCCCGACCGCCTCGACGGGACCCTGGCCGCCGTGAGCGACACCGGCCGCCGGGCCCTCACCGATCTGCGCCACCTGCTCGACCTGCTCACCCCCGGCCACGGCACCGAGGCGGGCTCCGGGGCCAGGACCCCGTCCGCCGGCGGGCTGCTCACGCTCGTGGAGCAGACGCGCCGGGCCGGGCAGCCGGTGGAGTTCACCGAGGAGGGCACGCCGGCGGTGGCGGCCGGCAGCGCCGACCTCGTGGCCCAGCGGGTCGTGCAGGAGTCCCTGACGAACGCCCTCAAGTACGCCCACGGCAGCCCCACTTCGGTCCGGGTGCGCCATGGCGGGCAGGAGATCACCGTGGAGGTCGGCACGGACGGCCCCGGCTCGCGGGCCGGGTCCACCGGCGGGAGCGGGCGGGGCCTCGCCGGGCTCCGGGAACGGGTCGAGGTCCTGGGCGGTGACTTCAGCGCGGGCCCCCGGGCGGGCGGCGGGTTCCTGGTGCGGGCCCGCATACCGGCGGGGAGCCCGTCGTGA
- a CDS encoding response regulator — MTAPVRVLVCDDQVMVRTGLATIIDAQPDLEVVGECGDGRAAVDLAGRLRPDVVVMDVRMPVLDGIEATRLLAGARVPRPVKVLVVTTFNLDEYVYEALRAGASGFLLKDAPPDQLLHGIRTVATGAALLDPEVTRQLVGLYAERIRPAAAAPHDLPLTPRELEVLRLIADGRSNSEIAGILLISQETVKTFVSRILTKLHLRDRVQAVVYAYRHGLVT; from the coding sequence GTGACCGCGCCGGTCCGGGTCCTGGTCTGCGACGACCAGGTGATGGTCCGCACCGGGCTGGCGACCATCATCGACGCGCAGCCGGACCTGGAGGTGGTGGGCGAGTGCGGGGACGGGCGGGCGGCGGTGGACCTCGCCGGCCGGCTGCGTCCGGACGTCGTCGTGATGGACGTGCGCATGCCGGTGCTCGACGGCATCGAGGCCACCCGCCTGCTGGCCGGAGCCCGCGTACCGCGTCCCGTCAAAGTGCTCGTGGTGACCACGTTCAACCTGGACGAGTACGTCTACGAGGCGCTGCGCGCGGGGGCGAGCGGGTTCCTGCTGAAGGACGCGCCCCCGGACCAGCTGCTGCACGGGATCAGGACGGTGGCCACGGGGGCGGCCCTGCTGGACCCCGAGGTGACGCGCCAGCTCGTGGGCCTCTACGCCGAGCGGATCCGGCCCGCCGCGGCCGCTCCGCACGACCTCCCGCTGACCCCCCGCGAGCTGGAGGTCCTGCGCCTCATCGCGGACGGCCGCTCCAACAGCGAGATCGCCGGGATCCTGCTGATCAGCCAGGAGACCGTCAAGACCTTCGTCTCGCGCATCCTCACCAAGCTCCATCTCCGCGACCGCGTACAGGCGGTCGTCTACGCCTACCGCCACGGCCTGGTGACCTGA
- a CDS encoding sensor histidine kinase — translation MGPWPRGLRARLLVAFVLVTVLGAAAAAWSGAGSASTALVASAEQRLTEGLTGRIDAVTPQLPHPPDRDALDRLRAAAGPDTLVTYRNLRSADGDGTGLVTGELRTAVRTRHELVTQRITADGRPWLLIGTPVVITAPDGARTPSGIEVYSVHDLTGVERQIGGLAAAAAGTAALALPPAVLLALLASRSVLRPVRRLRDTAQRLADGDLGARLPPRGADELAELTATVNGMAESLQTSMTAMRRMQADARRFAADVSHELRTPLSTLTAVVEVLATAADGMPADARESAELAITETHRLVRLVEDLMEVSRFDAGTARLRLEETELTGAVRDCLRARGWLDRVDVEAPEEIRLRLDRRRLDVIMANLAGNALRHGGPPVRIRLSASREQVRAEVTDGGPGLPEQVVPQVFDRFYKADAVRTRTPGSGLGLAIALENARLHGGDLTAGNADGAGARFVLRLPRDGAVGVNGADGEDG, via the coding sequence GTGGGGCCGTGGCCGCGCGGGCTGCGCGCCCGGCTGCTCGTCGCGTTCGTGCTGGTGACCGTCCTCGGCGCCGCCGCGGCGGCCTGGTCGGGCGCCGGATCGGCGAGCACGGCGCTCGTCGCCTCGGCCGAGCAGCGGCTCACCGAGGGCCTCACCGGCCGGATCGACGCGGTCACCCCCCAGCTGCCCCACCCGCCGGACCGGGACGCGCTCGACCGGCTGCGCGCCGCCGCCGGCCCGGACACGCTGGTGACCTACCGGAACCTGCGGTCGGCGGACGGCGACGGCACCGGTCTCGTCACCGGCGAGCTGCGCACCGCCGTGCGCACCCGGCACGAGCTCGTCACACAGCGGATCACCGCGGACGGCCGACCGTGGCTGCTGATCGGCACACCCGTCGTGATCACGGCGCCGGACGGCGCCCGCACCCCGTCCGGCATCGAGGTGTACTCCGTGCACGACCTCACCGGCGTCGAGCGGCAGATCGGCGGCCTCGCCGCCGCCGCGGCCGGCACCGCGGCCCTGGCGCTGCCGCCCGCGGTGCTCCTGGCGCTGCTGGCCTCGCGCAGCGTCCTGCGCCCGGTCCGCCGGCTCCGCGACACGGCACAGCGCTTGGCCGACGGGGACCTCGGCGCCCGGCTGCCGCCCCGGGGCGCCGACGAACTGGCCGAACTGACCGCCACTGTCAACGGAATGGCCGAGTCGCTGCAGACGTCGATGACGGCGATGCGGCGGATGCAGGCCGACGCCAGGAGGTTCGCCGCCGACGTGTCGCACGAGCTGCGCACTCCGCTGAGCACGCTGACGGCGGTGGTGGAGGTGCTGGCGACCGCCGCCGACGGGATGCCGGCGGACGCGCGGGAGTCCGCCGAGCTGGCGATCACCGAGACCCACCGGCTGGTCCGGCTCGTCGAGGACCTGATGGAGGTGTCCCGCTTCGACGCCGGCACCGCCCGGCTGCGGCTGGAGGAGACCGAACTGACCGGCGCCGTGCGGGACTGCCTGCGCGCCCGGGGCTGGCTGGACCGGGTCGACGTGGAGGCACCCGAGGAGATCCGGCTGCGGCTGGACCGGCGCCGGCTGGACGTCATCATGGCCAACCTGGCCGGCAACGCGCTGCGGCACGGCGGACCGCCGGTGCGGATACGCCTCTCGGCCTCCCGCGAACAGGTGCGGGCCGAGGTCACCGACGGCGGACCGGGCCTGCCCGAGCAGGTGGTGCCGCAGGTGTTCGACCGCTTCTACAAGGCCGACGCCGTGCGCACCCGCACGCCGGGCAGCGGGCTCGGGCTGGCGATCGCCCTGGAGAACGCCCGCCTGCACGGCGGCGACCTCACCGCGGGCAACGCCGACGGTGCCGGGGCGCGGTTCGTGCTGCGGTTGCCGCGGGACGGGGCGGTCGGGGTGAACGGGGCGGACGGGGAGGACGGTTGA
- a CDS encoding response regulator transcription factor, with translation MAAILLIEDDPLVRRGLQLALNRHGHAVRTADTGEHGLRQFHSERPELVVLDLMLPGLDGFGVCRRIRADGDVPVIILTARGDDFDVVGGLEAGADDYVVKPARPTVLDARIRAVLRRTSTPDGVREYGGLRVDRTALTVSLRGEPVMLTPTELRLLLTLSRSPGRVFSRQQLLEEVWEQDYLGDSRLVDNCVQRLRLKIEDGSAPPSYVQTVRGFGYRFGPL, from the coding sequence GTGGCGGCGATTCTGCTCATCGAGGACGACCCCCTGGTCCGGCGCGGGCTCCAGCTCGCGCTGAACCGGCACGGCCACGCCGTCCGCACGGCCGACACCGGCGAGCACGGACTGCGTCAATTCCATTCCGAAAGACCGGAGTTGGTGGTCCTCGACCTGATGCTGCCGGGCCTCGACGGGTTCGGCGTGTGCCGCCGCATCCGGGCGGACGGCGACGTGCCCGTCATCATCCTCACCGCGCGGGGCGACGACTTCGACGTCGTCGGCGGCCTGGAGGCGGGGGCGGACGACTACGTCGTCAAGCCGGCCCGGCCCACCGTCCTCGACGCGCGGATCCGCGCCGTGCTGCGCCGCACCAGTACCCCCGACGGCGTCCGGGAGTACGGCGGCCTGCGCGTCGACCGCACCGCGCTGACGGTGTCGCTGCGCGGCGAGCCGGTGATGCTGACGCCGACCGAACTGCGGCTGCTGCTGACCCTCTCCCGGTCTCCCGGCCGGGTGTTCAGCCGGCAGCAGCTGCTGGAGGAGGTGTGGGAGCAGGACTACCTCGGCGACTCACGGCTGGTCGACAACTGTGTGCAGCGCCTGCGCCTCAAGATCGAGGACGGCTCGGCGCCCCCGTCCTACGTGCAGACGGTGCGCGGGTTCGGCTACCGCTTCGGGCCGCTGTGA
- a CDS encoding M1 family metallopeptidase, whose translation MDLSGNERIRRGRGRGGHRGPLVAAVVLAGLLVGVGTSFGTGGPPQTRSPADTGKAAGGSLDVTGYDITMNYRPESGTLRGVTVVSATTAGALDSFTLHISGLTVRSVTVDAEAAKSFSRSGEKDLVVVPARTIGPGDRFRVRIAYDGEPGAGWLPTESGGATAFMGSSSAWFPVHEDARDKADFRLTATVPEDWSVIAVGREGPVRREAATATFSWTEPDVDPAHIAVSVDRFTVERPAPADGIPVVNAYAPGLRERTKPLADRLPEILDFLSARFGRYPFRAAGNVFVQVNDDGPATAPQTRPVYLGAGNERFMTLESVVHEQAHQWYGVSAAARRPEDKCLAECFAVYATWLWDEAEEGADLDARYRERVEAGRDDPSLWEELYRPGRTPGIRIYDKGPLALHALRRQVGDEAFGRLLKRWPQEHRGEYAGWPRFEAFAEKVTGQDLTGFSRAWFRGATVPEDPYLWPGGLKP comes from the coding sequence ATGGATCTCTCAGGGAACGAACGCATCCGCCGCGGCCGTGGACGGGGCGGGCACCGCGGGCCGTTGGTCGCCGCGGTCGTGCTGGCCGGCCTGCTGGTGGGCGTCGGCACAAGCTTCGGCACCGGCGGACCGCCGCAGACCCGCTCACCGGCGGACACGGGGAAGGCGGCCGGCGGGAGCCTCGACGTCACCGGCTACGACATCACGATGAACTATCGGCCGGAGTCCGGCACCCTTCGGGGCGTCACGGTGGTCAGCGCGACAACGGCCGGGGCACTGGACAGTTTCACGCTGCACATCAGCGGGCTGACGGTCCGTTCGGTCACGGTCGACGCGGAGGCGGCGAAGTCCTTCTCCCGGTCGGGCGAGAAGGATCTCGTCGTCGTGCCGGCGCGGACGATCGGCCCCGGGGACCGGTTCCGGGTCCGGATCGCGTACGACGGAGAACCGGGAGCCGGGTGGCTGCCCACCGAGTCGGGCGGGGCCACGGCGTTCATGGGAAGCTCCAGCGCGTGGTTCCCGGTCCACGAGGACGCCCGCGACAAGGCGGACTTCCGCCTCACGGCGACCGTGCCGGAGGACTGGAGCGTCATCGCCGTCGGGCGGGAGGGCCCGGTGCGGCGCGAGGCCGCCACGGCCACGTTCTCCTGGACGGAACCGGACGTCGACCCCGCCCACATCGCCGTGTCCGTCGACCGCTTCACGGTGGAACGGCCGGCGCCGGCCGACGGCATCCCGGTGGTCAACGCCTACGCGCCGGGTCTGCGGGAGCGGACGAAACCCCTGGCCGACCGGCTGCCGGAGATCCTCGATTTCCTCTCCGCCAGGTTCGGCCGGTACCCGTTCCGGGCGGCCGGCAACGTCTTCGTCCAGGTGAACGACGACGGACCGGCCACCGCGCCGCAGACCCGGCCGGTGTATCTCGGCGCGGGCAACGAGCGGTTCATGACGCTGGAGTCCGTCGTCCACGAGCAGGCCCACCAGTGGTACGGGGTCTCGGCCGCCGCCCGCCGGCCGGAGGACAAGTGCCTGGCCGAGTGCTTCGCGGTCTACGCCACATGGCTGTGGGACGAGGCCGAGGAGGGCGCCGACCTCGACGCCCGCTACCGCGAGCGGGTCGAAGCCGGGAGGGACGACCCGTCCCTCTGGGAGGAGCTGTACCGCCCCGGCCGCACCCCGGGGATACGCATCTACGACAAGGGTCCGCTCGCCCTGCACGCCCTCCGCCGGCAGGTGGGCGACGAGGCGTTCGGCCGGCTGCTCAAGCGGTGGCCGCAGGAACACCGCGGTGAGTACGCCGGCTGGCCGCGGTTCGAGGCGTTCGCCGAGAAGGTCACCGGACAGGATCTGACCGGCTTCTCCCGGGCGTGGTTCCGCGGCGCGACGGTGCCCGAGGACCCGTACCTCTGGCCCGGCGGGCTGAAACCGTAG
- a CDS encoding amino acid adenylation domain-containing protein, whose protein sequence is MGLGKRTLVELFESRAAQFSDRVAVTAEDGDLTYRELNRRSGLLAAELRAAGAGPGTTVVLLAPRGAGLLIGVLGILKAGAAYVPVDPGDPPERIAWTAGDSGAAVIVTTREAAGTVVGHEARVVLLDRPAAEPAAGAEPSAEGAVPAAGSPAYVIYTSGSTGVPKGVPVEHRQVVRLFDVTRERFGFDENDVWALCHSAAFDFSVWEMWGALLFGGRLVVVPLETVRSPDALHGLLRRERVTVLNQTPSAFGRLAAADARSPERLTSLRVVVFGGERLEPAMLRDWFERHGDESPRLVNMYGLTEATVHASCRPLTVDDVDAHGASPIGHPLPGLVFHVLGDDGRPVAEGEPGELYIEGAGLARGYLGRPDLNKERFVDHTAPDGTVRRCYRTGDRVVALPGGGYGYLGRTDDQMKIRGYRVEPGEIEAVLLRHGAVSAAAVLPHDYGGSDVRVVAYVESGARAETLATELGEAAGAALPPHMRPSAYVVLPELPLTRNGKVDKERLPAPVAGAASAPVHLVPGDGDGDGPELTATERRVAGIWQSVLEVSEVPADADFFDLGGTSLSLLRMFEQVNAAFGIELEITVLIDGATVRALARHVDGALPTSPALTG, encoded by the coding sequence ATGGGGTTAGGGAAACGCACGCTTGTCGAGCTGTTCGAGAGCAGGGCCGCGCAGTTTTCGGACAGGGTGGCGGTGACAGCCGAGGACGGCGACCTCACCTACCGGGAGCTGAACCGGCGCTCCGGCCTGCTCGCCGCTGAACTGCGCGCCGCGGGCGCGGGACCGGGAACCACGGTGGTCCTGCTGGCCCCGCGCGGTGCCGGGCTGCTGATCGGCGTCCTGGGAATCCTCAAGGCGGGCGCCGCCTACGTCCCCGTCGATCCAGGCGATCCGCCGGAGCGGATCGCCTGGACGGCCGGCGACAGCGGTGCGGCCGTGATCGTGACGACGCGGGAGGCGGCCGGGACCGTCGTGGGTCACGAGGCCCGCGTCGTGCTGCTGGACCGGCCGGCGGCGGAGCCCGCGGCCGGGGCGGAGCCCTCGGCGGAGGGCGCGGTCCCGGCGGCCGGCAGTCCGGCCTACGTCATCTACACCTCCGGTTCCACGGGCGTTCCCAAAGGCGTACCGGTGGAACACCGCCAGGTGGTCCGCCTCTTCGACGTCACCCGGGAGCGGTTCGGCTTCGACGAGAACGACGTGTGGGCCCTGTGCCACTCGGCGGCCTTCGACTTCTCCGTCTGGGAGATGTGGGGCGCCCTGCTGTTCGGCGGGCGGCTGGTCGTCGTCCCGCTGGAGACCGTGCGCTCCCCCGACGCGCTGCACGGACTCCTGCGCCGCGAGCGGGTGACCGTCCTGAACCAGACGCCGTCCGCCTTCGGCCGGCTCGCCGCGGCCGACGCGAGGTCCCCCGAGCGCCTGACGAGCCTGCGCGTGGTGGTGTTCGGCGGTGAGCGTCTCGAGCCGGCGATGCTGCGCGACTGGTTCGAACGCCATGGCGACGAGAGCCCCCGCCTGGTCAACATGTACGGCCTCACGGAGGCCACCGTCCACGCCTCCTGCCGGCCGCTCACCGTGGACGACGTGGACGCGCACGGGGCGAGCCCGATCGGGCACCCGCTGCCCGGCCTGGTGTTCCACGTGCTCGGCGACGACGGGCGGCCCGTGGCCGAGGGCGAGCCCGGAGAGCTGTACATCGAAGGGGCCGGCCTCGCCCGTGGCTATCTCGGGCGCCCGGACCTGAACAAGGAGCGCTTCGTCGACCACACCGCTCCCGACGGCACGGTGCGCCGCTGCTACCGCACCGGGGACCGGGTCGTCGCGCTGCCCGGGGGCGGCTACGGCTATCTCGGCCGGACGGACGACCAGATGAAGATCCGGGGCTACCGGGTGGAGCCGGGTGAGATCGAGGCGGTTCTCCTCCGCCACGGGGCGGTGTCGGCGGCAGCCGTCCTGCCCCACGACTACGGCGGGAGCGACGTGCGCGTGGTCGCCTACGTCGAGTCCGGGGCGCGGGCGGAGACACTCGCCACGGAGCTGGGCGAGGCGGCGGGCGCCGCCCTGCCGCCGCATATGCGTCCGTCCGCGTACGTGGTGCTGCCGGAACTCCCGCTGACCCGCAACGGCAAGGTGGACAAGGAGAGGCTGCCGGCACCGGTGGCCGGGGCCGCCAGCGCTCCGGTCCACCTCGTCCCCGGCGACGGCGACGGCGACGGCCCGGAACTCACCGCCACCGAGCGGCGCGTCGCCGGAATCTGGCAGTCCGTCCTGGAGGTGTCCGAGGTGCCCGCCGACGCGGACTTCTTCGATCTCGGCGGCACGTCGCTGTCCCTGTTGCGCATGTTCGAGCAGGTCAACGCGGCCTTCGGGATCGAACTGGAGATCACCGTACTGATCGACGGCGCGACGGTGCGGGCCCTCGCCCGCCACGTCGACGGCGCCCTGCCCACGTCGCCGGCCCTCACCGGCTGA
- a CDS encoding chlorinating enzyme — protein sequence MTTPQRPGLSPNDSSPTGFSLSDEELAAFHRDGYAGPFTLYEPDEIRKTWARTRLELLDRSAAVYRDDAAISGATNISNYDRHLDHGFLAEHVTRPEIVHRVASVLGPDVLCWRTEFFPKYPGDEGTDWHQADTFANASGTPQIQWPGGSDFGGTITVWCAFTDASADMGCLQFIPGSHRTMHYDEAKRMHYDPDRNSSVEKGGVRRGFFGYDYRELQIDPDWKPDESKAVSMEMRAGQFIVFWSTLMHASHPHEGRTRGMRMGFAARYVPTSVEVYPGTGEIEEYGGRVSLERYGAVLVSGDDTYGHNRIAERTTRGRPFRPASRAGD from the coding sequence GTGACCACCCCGCAGCGCCCCGGCTTATCCCCGAACGACTCCTCCCCGACCGGCTTCTCCCTCAGCGACGAGGAACTGGCGGCCTTCCACCGCGACGGCTACGCCGGCCCCTTCACCCTGTACGAGCCCGACGAGATCAGGAAGACGTGGGCCCGCACGCGTCTGGAACTGCTCGACCGCAGCGCCGCTGTCTACCGGGACGACGCGGCGATATCCGGCGCGACGAACATCTCCAACTACGACCGCCACCTCGACCACGGCTTCCTGGCGGAGCACGTGACCCGCCCGGAGATCGTCCACCGGGTCGCGAGCGTCCTCGGCCCGGACGTGCTGTGCTGGCGCACCGAGTTCTTCCCGAAGTACCCGGGGGACGAGGGCACCGACTGGCACCAGGCGGACACCTTCGCCAACGCCTCGGGCACACCGCAGATCCAGTGGCCCGGCGGTTCTGACTTCGGCGGCACCATCACCGTGTGGTGCGCGTTCACGGACGCCTCCGCCGACATGGGCTGTCTGCAGTTCATCCCCGGCTCGCACCGCACCATGCACTACGACGAGGCCAAGCGCATGCACTACGACCCGGACCGGAACTCCTCCGTCGAGAAGGGGGGCGTACGACGGGGGTTCTTCGGCTACGACTACCGCGAACTGCAGATCGACCCGGACTGGAAGCCGGACGAGTCGAAGGCCGTCTCCATGGAGATGAGGGCGGGGCAGTTCATCGTCTTCTGGTCCACGCTGATGCACGCCTCCCATCCGCACGAGGGCAGGACCCGGGGCATGCGCATGGGCTTCGCGGCCCGCTACGTGCCCACCTCCGTGGAGGTCTACCCCGGCACCGGCGAGATCGAGGAGTACGGCGGCCGGGTGAGCCTCGAACGCTACGGGGCGGTGCTGGTCAGCGGCGACGACACGTACGGCCACAACCGGATCGCCGAGCGCACGACCCGCGGCCGGCCCTTCCGGCCCGCTTCCCGGGCCGGGGACTGA
- a CDS encoding alpha/beta fold hydrolase, which yields MPAGTAAGAVPETGALDALARALLDTASLTRVMPEPVRVAPAAPFPGGTSSAQALLDRVTGALGLPGLAVVPEPGPLPAAELAVSRRLALRPPPGGAPGGDLLDGVARRALTAFPGRPVVVPAHDGTPLRCWAAGPEGAPAVAVVSACGMPSGLSVRWMAALSSTHRVVTWESRGLFAAEDGSGLGELKGHGLDVQGDDLLAVLDGFGIRGAHAMGLCGGAAIALSAAARSDRITSLSLWHGDYELGGGAPKTAHQRDMESLLAMAARGRRQAAGMHRLMSRPPTLEVLRPDIAHYLIHPYATPELLYRYGLLNGAIMSTDCRPLLATAPPALVVTSAKDSTAHPAGSAYVAAHLPRAELRTLPEGDHLTAFDAGSELVGLARRFLCDMTTEDRKGT from the coding sequence ATGCCGGCGGGTACCGCGGCGGGTGCCGTGCCGGAGACCGGGGCGCTGGACGCGCTGGCCCGGGCCCTCCTCGACACGGCGTCCCTCACCCGGGTCATGCCGGAGCCGGTCCGGGTCGCCCCGGCCGCACCGTTCCCCGGCGGCACGTCGTCCGCTCAGGCGCTCCTCGACCGGGTCACCGGTGCGCTCGGCCTCCCGGGGCTCGCGGTGGTGCCGGAGCCCGGGCCGCTGCCGGCCGCGGAACTCGCCGTCAGCCGGCGCCTGGCGCTGCGCCCGCCGCCGGGCGGGGCCCCCGGCGGGGACCTGCTCGACGGCGTGGCGCGCCGCGCCCTGACGGCGTTCCCCGGCCGGCCCGTCGTGGTGCCCGCCCACGACGGCACCCCGTTGCGCTGCTGGGCGGCCGGGCCGGAGGGCGCCCCGGCCGTCGCGGTCGTCAGCGCCTGCGGCATGCCGTCCGGGCTGTCGGTGCGGTGGATGGCGGCCCTGTCCTCCACGCACCGCGTCGTCACCTGGGAGAGCCGCGGGCTGTTCGCGGCGGAGGACGGGTCCGGGCTCGGCGAGCTGAAGGGCCACGGTCTCGACGTCCAGGGCGACGACCTGCTCGCGGTGCTCGACGGTTTCGGCATCCGCGGAGCCCACGCCATGGGGCTGTGCGGAGGTGCGGCGATCGCCCTGTCGGCGGCCGCCCGCTCGGACCGGATCACCTCCCTGAGCCTCTGGCACGGCGACTACGAACTCGGGGGCGGGGCACCGAAGACGGCACATCAGCGGGACATGGAGTCGCTGCTGGCCATGGCCGCGCGCGGCCGGCGGCAGGCCGCCGGGATGCACCGGCTGATGAGCCGTCCGCCGACGCTGGAGGTGTTGCGCCCGGACATCGCCCACTATCTGATCCATCCGTACGCGACGCCGGAACTGCTGTACCGCTACGGCCTGCTGAACGGGGCGATCATGTCCACCGACTGCCGTCCGCTGCTCGCCACCGCCCCGCCGGCCCTGGTCGTCACCAGCGCGAAGGATTCGACGGCCCACCCCGCGGGCTCCGCGTACGTCGCCGCGCACCTGCCGCGGGCGGAACTGCGCACCCTGCCGGAGGGGGATCACCTGACGGCCTTCGACG